One genomic region from Streptomyces sp. NBC_01431 encodes:
- the rimO gene encoding 30S ribosomal protein S12 methylthiotransferase RimO: MPERRTVALVTLGCARNEVDSEELAGRLAADGWELVEDASDADVAVVNTCGFVEAAKKDSVDALLEANDLKDHGRTQAVVAVGCMAERYGKDLAEALPEADGVLGFDDYADISDRLQTILNGGIHASHTPRDRRKLLPISPAERQAAPDVALPGHAQDTAPEDLPEGLAPASGPRAPLRRRLDTSPVASVKLASGCDRRCSFCAIPSFRGSFISRRPSDVVGEARWLAEQGVKEIMLVSENNTSYGKDLGDIRLLETLLPELAALDGIERVRVSYLQPAEMRPGLIDVLTSTDKVVPYFDLSFQHSAPGVLRAMRRFGDTERFLELLDTIRAKAPAAGVRSNFIVGFPGETEEDFKELERFLTAARLDAIGVFGYSDEEGTEAVGYEGKLDADTIAERLAHLSRLAEELTAQRAEERLGETVRVLVETVDDEDGAIGRAEHQAPETDGQVIFTQSAGLAPGSMVEAKVVGTEGVDLVVELLGGVEEAAR, from the coding sequence ATGCCCGAACGCCGCACCGTCGCCCTTGTCACTCTTGGCTGCGCCCGTAACGAGGTGGACTCGGAGGAGCTCGCAGGCCGCTTGGCAGCGGACGGCTGGGAGCTCGTCGAGGACGCATCGGACGCGGACGTCGCCGTCGTCAACACCTGTGGATTCGTCGAAGCCGCCAAGAAGGACTCCGTCGACGCCCTCCTCGAAGCCAACGATCTGAAGGATCACGGCAGGACCCAGGCCGTCGTCGCCGTCGGCTGCATGGCCGAGCGGTACGGCAAGGATCTCGCCGAGGCGCTTCCCGAAGCAGACGGGGTGCTCGGATTCGACGACTACGCCGACATCTCCGACCGCCTCCAGACCATCCTCAACGGCGGCATCCACGCCTCGCACACCCCGCGCGACCGGCGCAAGCTGCTGCCGATCAGCCCGGCCGAGCGGCAGGCCGCCCCCGATGTGGCGCTGCCCGGCCACGCGCAGGACACCGCCCCCGAGGACCTCCCCGAGGGCCTCGCGCCCGCGTCCGGGCCGCGCGCCCCGCTGCGGCGCCGCCTCGACACCAGCCCGGTCGCCTCCGTGAAGCTGGCCTCCGGCTGCGACCGCCGGTGCTCGTTCTGCGCCATCCCGTCCTTCCGCGGCTCGTTCATCTCGCGCCGCCCCAGCGACGTGGTGGGCGAGGCCCGCTGGCTGGCTGAGCAGGGCGTCAAGGAGATCATGCTGGTCTCCGAGAACAACACCTCCTACGGCAAGGACCTCGGCGACATCCGGCTCCTGGAGACGCTGCTGCCGGAGCTGGCGGCCCTCGACGGAATCGAGCGGGTCCGGGTCAGCTACCTCCAGCCCGCCGAGATGCGCCCGGGTCTCATCGACGTCCTGACCTCCACCGACAAGGTCGTCCCGTACTTCGACCTCTCTTTCCAGCACTCGGCGCCCGGCGTGCTGCGCGCGATGCGGCGCTTCGGTGACACCGAGCGGTTCCTCGAACTGCTCGACACGATCCGCGCCAAGGCGCCGGCGGCCGGTGTGCGGTCCAACTTCATCGTGGGCTTCCCCGGCGAGACCGAGGAGGACTTCAAGGAGCTGGAACGCTTCCTCACCGCCGCGCGGCTCGATGCCATCGGCGTCTTCGGCTACTCCGACGAGGAGGGCACCGAGGCGGTCGGCTACGAGGGCAAGCTGGACGCGGACACCATCGCCGAGCGGCTCGCCCATCTGTCGCGCCTCGCGGAGGAGCTCACCGCGCAGCGCGCCGAGGAGCGCCTGGGCGAGACCGTACGGGTCCTGGTCGAGACGGTGGACGACGAGGACGGTGCCATCGGCCGCGCCGAGCACCAGGCTCCCGAGACCGACGGCCAGGTGATCTTCACACAGAGCGCGGGGCTCGCGCCCGGCAGTATGGTCGAAGCCAAGGTCGTCGGTACCGAAGGCGTCGACCTCGTGGTCGAGTTGCTTGGTGGGGTTGAGGAGGCGGCCAGATGA
- a CDS encoding helix-turn-helix domain-containing protein, with translation MSIGNSPEDDRPSIEDDGPSIGRALQQARIASGLTVDEVSSTTRVRIPIVHAIEQDDFSRCGGDVYARGHIRTFAQAVGLDPAPLVAQYDDDHGGRPVPTPAAPLFEAERIRADPRRPNWTAAMVAAIVVVIGFVGFTAFGGGDKGKPDRAVAEGPSQQKSSAPPRPTPSKPAPPKPPAPSDSAIAAVPADKVTVKITATTDKSWISAKDHNGQMLFDGLLQKGEAQTFQDAQKVDLILGNAGAIELYVNGKKIENKFEDGQVERLSYTKGDPQVG, from the coding sequence GTGTCCATCGGCAACTCTCCCGAAGACGACCGGCCTTCGATCGAAGACGACGGGCCATCGATCGGTCGCGCACTCCAGCAGGCCCGTATCGCCTCCGGACTGACGGTCGACGAGGTCAGTTCCACCACGCGGGTGCGCATCCCCATCGTGCACGCGATCGAGCAGGACGACTTCTCGCGGTGCGGCGGCGATGTGTACGCACGCGGTCACATCCGTACGTTCGCCCAGGCCGTCGGCCTCGATCCGGCCCCGCTGGTCGCGCAGTACGACGACGATCACGGCGGTCGTCCCGTACCCACCCCCGCGGCACCACTGTTCGAGGCGGAGCGGATCCGGGCCGATCCGCGCCGGCCCAACTGGACCGCCGCCATGGTCGCGGCGATCGTCGTGGTCATCGGCTTCGTCGGCTTCACCGCCTTCGGCGGCGGCGACAAGGGTAAGCCCGACCGGGCGGTGGCCGAAGGCCCCTCCCAGCAGAAGTCCAGCGCGCCGCCCCGCCCCACCCCGTCCAAGCCCGCCCCGCCCAAGCCGCCGGCCCCGTCGGACAGCGCGATCGCCGCCGTCCCGGCCGACAAGGTCACCGTCAAGATCACGGCCACTACCGACAAGAGCTGGATCTCGGCCAAGGACCACAACGGGCAGATGCTCTTCGACGGTCTCCTCCAAAAGGGCGAGGCCCAGACGTTCCAGGACGCCCAGAAGGTCGACCTGATCCTCGGCAACGCTGGGGCGATCGAGCTCTACGTCAACGGCAAGAAGATCGAGAACAAATTCGAGGATGGCCAGGTCGAGCGGCTGAGCTACACCAAGGGAGACCCGCAGGTCGGCTGA
- a CDS encoding DNA translocase FtsK: protein MASRTSGKGSQGTAGTAKRTGRTPAKKAAPAKKAAAPKAPAKKTAPKKAPVKKAAAPRPAPKAAPSPTGGLYKLVRAVWLGAAHAVGALFRGIGRGAKGLDPAHRKDGVALLLLGLALIVAAGTWSNLRGPVGGLVQMLVTGAFGRLDVVVPLLLGAIAIRLILYPEKPEANGRIVIGLSALVLGVLGQVHIACGSPGRGDGTEAMQDAGGLIGWASSKPLEFTLGDVLAVPMLVLLTVFGLLVVTATPVNAIPQRLRLLGVKLGVLEPLPHEVEGGEEEPYDDEWREAEPAPRTRRRSTAPVEQDPDHAEEAALSRRRKPRRSSVQPAFGAGMDPVDVAAAAAAALDGAVLNGLPPSPVVADLTQGVLVERDREQATPLPTARAAEPEAPAAPKATPGAKPVVMDLTKPAPAAAEPLPPRAEQLQLAGDITYALPSLDLLEKGGPGKTRSAANDAVVASLQNVFMEFKVDANVTGFTRGPTVTRYEVELGPAVKVERITALAKNIAYAVASPDVRIISPIPGKSAVGIEIPNTDREMVNLGDVLRLADAAEDDHPMLVALGKDVEGGYVMANLAKMPHVLVAGATGSGKSSCINCLITSVMVRATPEDVRMVLVDPKRVELTAYEGIPHLITPIITNPKRAAEALQWVVREMDLRYDDLAAFGFRHIDDFNEAIRTGKVKLPEGSERELTPYPYLLVIVDELADLMMVAPRDVEDAIVRITQLARAAGIHLVLATQRPSVDVVTGLIKANVPSRLAFATSSLADSRVILDQPGAEKLIGKGDGLFLPMGANKPVRLQGAFVTENEIAAVVQHCKDQMAPVFRDDVTVGTKQKKEIDEEIGDDLDLLCQAAELVVSTQFGSTSMLQRKLRVGFAKAGRLMDLMESRNIVGPSEGSKARDVLVKPDELDGVLAVIRGEAP from the coding sequence ATGGCCTCACGTACGTCCGGCAAGGGTTCCCAGGGCACGGCGGGCACCGCGAAGCGCACCGGCCGTACCCCGGCGAAGAAGGCTGCGCCCGCCAAGAAGGCCGCGGCCCCCAAGGCACCCGCGAAGAAGACGGCACCCAAGAAGGCGCCCGTGAAGAAGGCGGCCGCCCCCAGGCCCGCACCGAAGGCGGCGCCGTCGCCGACGGGCGGCCTGTACAAGCTGGTGCGCGCCGTCTGGCTCGGGGCGGCCCACGCGGTCGGCGCGCTGTTCCGGGGAATAGGACGCGGCGCCAAGGGACTCGACCCGGCGCACCGCAAGGACGGCGTCGCCCTGCTGCTCCTCGGCCTCGCGCTGATCGTCGCCGCCGGCACCTGGTCGAATCTGCGCGGCCCGGTCGGCGGCCTCGTGCAGATGCTGGTGACCGGCGCCTTCGGCCGGCTCGACGTGGTGGTGCCGCTGCTGCTCGGCGCCATCGCGATCCGGCTGATCCTCTATCCGGAGAAGCCCGAGGCCAACGGCCGGATCGTGATCGGCCTCTCCGCGCTCGTCCTCGGGGTCCTGGGCCAGGTCCACATCGCCTGCGGTTCGCCGGGCCGGGGCGATGGCACCGAGGCCATGCAGGACGCGGGCGGGCTGATCGGCTGGGCCTCGTCCAAGCCGCTCGAATTCACCCTCGGCGACGTGCTGGCCGTGCCGATGCTGGTGCTGCTCACCGTCTTCGGACTGCTCGTGGTCACCGCGACCCCGGTCAACGCCATCCCGCAGCGGCTGCGGCTGCTCGGGGTCAAGCTCGGCGTCCTCGAACCGCTCCCGCACGAGGTGGAGGGCGGCGAGGAGGAGCCGTACGACGACGAGTGGCGCGAGGCCGAGCCCGCGCCCCGCACCCGGCGCCGTTCCACCGCCCCGGTCGAGCAGGACCCCGACCACGCCGAGGAGGCGGCGCTCTCGCGGCGCCGCAAGCCCCGGCGGTCCTCGGTGCAACCCGCGTTCGGCGCCGGGATGGACCCGGTGGACGTGGCAGCCGCCGCGGCCGCGGCCCTGGACGGAGCGGTCCTCAACGGACTGCCCCCCTCGCCCGTCGTCGCCGACCTCACGCAGGGCGTCCTGGTCGAGCGGGACCGGGAACAGGCGACGCCGCTGCCGACCGCTCGGGCCGCCGAGCCCGAGGCGCCGGCGGCGCCGAAGGCCACGCCGGGCGCGAAGCCCGTTGTCATGGATCTGACGAAGCCGGCGCCCGCCGCGGCCGAGCCGCTGCCCCCGCGCGCCGAACAGCTCCAGCTCGCCGGGGACATCACCTACGCGCTGCCCTCCCTGGACCTCCTGGAGAAGGGCGGGCCCGGCAAGACGCGCAGCGCGGCCAACGACGCCGTGGTCGCCTCGCTGCAGAACGTCTTCATGGAGTTCAAGGTCGACGCCAACGTCACCGGCTTCACCCGCGGTCCGACCGTCACGCGCTACGAGGTGGAGCTCGGGCCCGCGGTGAAGGTGGAGCGGATCACCGCCCTCGCCAAGAACATCGCGTACGCGGTCGCCAGCCCGGACGTGCGGATCATCTCGCCGATTCCGGGGAAATCAGCGGTCGGTATCGAGATTCCCAACACCGACCGCGAGATGGTCAACCTCGGTGACGTGCTGCGGCTCGCGGACGCGGCCGAGGACGACCATCCGATGCTGGTCGCGCTCGGCAAGGACGTCGAGGGCGGCTACGTGATGGCCAACCTCGCCAAGATGCCGCACGTCCTGGTCGCCGGTGCCACCGGTTCCGGAAAGTCCTCCTGCATCAACTGCCTGATCACCTCGGTGATGGTGCGGGCGACGCCCGAAGACGTGCGGATGGTCCTGGTCGACCCCAAGCGCGTCGAGCTGACGGCGTACGAGGGCATTCCGCACCTCATCACGCCGATCATCACCAACCCCAAGCGGGCCGCCGAGGCACTCCAGTGGGTCGTGCGCGAGATGGACCTGCGCTACGACGACCTGGCGGCGTTCGGCTTCCGGCACATCGACGACTTCAACGAGGCGATCCGCACCGGCAAGGTGAAGCTGCCCGAGGGCAGTGAGCGCGAGCTGACGCCGTATCCGTACCTGCTGGTGATCGTCGACGAGCTCGCGGACCTGATGATGGTCGCGCCGCGCGACGTCGAGGACGCGATCGTCCGGATCACCCAGCTGGCCCGTGCGGCCGGCATCCATCTGGTGCTCGCCACCCAGCGGCCCTCCGTCGACGTCGTCACCGGCCTGATCAAGGCGAACGTGCCCTCGCGGCTCGCGTTCGCGACGTCCTCGCTGGCCGACAGCCGGGTCATCCTCGACCAGCCGGGTGCCGAGAAGCTGATCGGCAAGGGCGACGGCCTGTTCCTGCCGATGGGTGCGAACAAGCCGGTCCGGCTCCAGGGCGCCTTCGTCACCGAGAACGAGATCGCGGCGGTCGTCCAGCACTGCAAGGACCAGATGGCCCCGGTCTTCCGGGACGACGTCACCGTCGGCACCAAGCAGAAAAAGGAGATCGACGAGGAGATCGGCGACGATCTCGACCTGCTGTGCCAGGCGGCCGAGCTGGTGGTCTCCACCCAGTTCGGATCGACCTCGATGCTCCAGCGCAAGCTGCGGGTGGGCTTCGCGAAGGCGGGCCGGCTGATGGACCTGATGGAGTCACGGAACATCGTCGGGCCCAGCGAGGGCTCCAAGGCCCGGGACGTTCTGGTCAAGCCGGACGAACTCGATGGAGTGCTCGCCGTGATCCGTGGGGAGGCTCCCTGA
- a CDS encoding response regulator, whose product MVQKAKILLVDDRPENLLALEAILSALDQTLVRASSGEEALKALLTDDFAVILLDVQMPGMDGFETAAHIKRRERTRDIPIIFLTAINHGPHHTFRGYAAGAVDYISKPFDPWVLRAKVSVFVELYMKNCQLREQAALLRLQLEGGAGTHGGAARESAGLLAELSARLAAVEEQAEALSKQLDDDSADAAAVATAAHLERKLTGLRRALDALEPGAGGAPTLPSQN is encoded by the coding sequence ATGGTGCAGAAGGCCAAGATCCTCCTGGTCGATGACCGGCCGGAGAATCTGCTGGCGCTGGAGGCCATCCTCTCTGCGCTCGATCAGACACTGGTGCGGGCATCGTCAGGGGAGGAAGCGCTCAAAGCGCTGCTTACGGACGATTTCGCGGTCATTCTGCTGGACGTCCAGATGCCGGGGATGGACGGGTTCGAGACCGCCGCGCACATCAAGAGGCGCGAGCGGACGCGGGACATCCCGATCATCTTCCTCACGGCCATCAACCACGGGCCGCATCACACCTTCCGCGGCTACGCGGCGGGTGCGGTGGACTACATCTCGAAGCCGTTCGACCCCTGGGTGCTGCGCGCCAAGGTGTCGGTGTTCGTCGAGCTGTACATGAAGAACTGCCAACTGCGCGAGCAGGCGGCGCTGCTGCGGCTCCAGTTGGAAGGCGGCGCGGGCACGCACGGCGGCGCGGCCAGGGAGTCCGCGGGCCTGCTGGCCGAACTGTCCGCGCGGCTCGCGGCAGTTGAGGAGCAGGCGGAGGCGCTCTCCAAGCAGCTCGACGACGACTCGGCGGACGCCGCCGCGGTAGCGACCGCGGCCCACCTGGAGCGCAAGCTCACCGGCCTGCGGCGGGCGTTGGACGCGCTGGAGCCCGGCGCCGGTGGCGCGCCCACCCTTCCCTCGCAGAACTGA